Genomic DNA from uncultured Desulfuromusa sp.:
TGTTGGGGGTGTGAAATCCCTTTCTGGGTTCCAAGGAACAGATGTGATGTTCTGTAGTAGACAATGTAGAGCAGGATACTGGCAACAATGGTGATCAGGGTGCGGATGGTCACGTTGACAGGCATGCTGAATTTGCGTGGCCAGTTGCCAAAATAGAAGTTCAGGAACAGAGCCGGTACGAGCATGAAAATGGCCATCTCGCCGACATGGAGCCAACGCCAGTCAGGAGCATCGGCACGTCTGGTGCCACGAATCGCTTCACCGAAGGTCAATTCCTGGGCAAAATAGAAGAAGAAATGCATTGCCAGGGCGATAGCAATAATACCGAAAAAACAGGTAAAACGGCGACCCCAGTCGTTTTTGATCAAATTGAAGGGGTAGCGTTCCCAGATAGTTTCGACCAACCAGACGACAACGGTACAGCACATGATCCAGCTGACATGGAAGTTGCCCGAGACTGTGTCAGCAAACTGCTCCCAGTAAGGGGGCGCGATAGAGGTGAAATATTGCCATGGATCATAAAGAATCCCCATGTGTGGGTGCATGGTGACAAAATAGACCAGGGTCGAGAGAAAGAAGGTGAACATCAGAATCGAAAACCCTTTGGCGGGTTGCTTCATCTTCTGCCAGGGAGCTTCTTCGAAGGCCACAACCCAGGCCGGTGAGAGCCAGGAGGCGATTGCAGCAAACATAAGAATTGCTAAGGCAGCATATTCTATGGCGAAGAAACTGGTGATGCCAGGGAGTTTTTCAAGTTGCTCAGGGTTAAAATATGCAAGGCCATAGTTACCGAGGAAGCCTTCAAAGAAACCTTTAATCAGCAGCAGCAGGATGCCGACGGAAACCAGCGTTAAAACTGCTCCTTTGTAGAGCGGATGAGCGTTATCGAGCCAGCTTCTTTTGAAGGGCCAGTAGTTAAAGACGTAAACCATCCAGATCATCATGATCAGCCACCAGCGACAGTACATGTAACCGACATAAGGGGTATACATGCGCATGTAGCCTCGGGGATCCTGGAAGATCCACCAGGTGGCATAAAATACGGCGAACAGTACGGCAATACTGATCAGGGCCGGTAGCGGTCCTGACCATCTTTTCACCAGCTTGCGTTCTTCAAGGAATCCCTCACCATACTTTTCCATTGTTTCCTCCTTACAGCGTGTATTCCCCTCCGTGATATCGATTTTGTCCTGTCCTGTTTCAGGTTTTGAAAGGTTGTAGTCTCTCTGCGATGGCTGCCAGAACTGCTTCTTTGTCTTCCGGGTCCAAGCCCATATTTTTTGCCTCCTCGGCCAACAGTTCCGGGGACAAGTCAGCTTCAAAAGGGTACGGAGCGGTTTTTTGCTTCTCTTCCTGAAAGGGAATAATGTCTCGTATCAGCTCTGCTGAAGCGCATGCTGTTTGAATTAAGGCTTTTTGGAAGAATTGTTTTCTGCTCATGGTTTTTTCCATGAATGCCTCCTCTACCGTCACGCAAGTTCTCGTCTGGCAGCTTCAACTGTTTGTGGAATAGGAATTTTTTTGAGATCAGAAAAAGCAACACAGGTGTTAATGATTTTCATCTTGGTGGCGTTTATGGACTCCTGAATATTTTTATTTTTTATGGCGTTGAATATCAGGACGTAATCCGCAAAGAGTTTTTTTTGCTGTGTTTCTTCAAAGGAAAAAAAACCGGGAAACATCAAAGAAGAACTGGCACAGAAAGATGAAACAACTTCTTCAATGATCTGGTTTTCAGTGCTTGCCGCAATAATCTGGAAAAAATATCGTGCCTGTTCTTTGAATTGACCGATATCGTGGCTGAAGATGGCGCGACTGAGATTGACAGTACAACCTTCAAGCTCTGCGAGGGCGGAGTCGGATATGTTGACAGCAGCAATAGAAATAACTCCGGGGAGAAAAAGGTAGGCTGCCTCAAATCGGGACATAATTCTTTCATAGGATTCTTCGTTCGCATGGTGCCCGGAATTGTTCATCAGCTGTGTGGATTGCAGATAATAGCCGCTGCCTCGTTTCGAGATGATTAACCCTTTTGACTCGATTCGCCTCAGCGCAACTCTCAAGGTGTTTCTACTAACCTTCAATTCAGCTGCCAGCGTCCGTTCCGTTGGCAGACGATCACCGATGGCCCAGGTGTTTGCCTGAATTTTTTTCAAGAGCAGGTTTTCAAGCCATTCTTCTTTGTTTGCATGATTTTTGCTTATTGGTAGTTCCAATGCGTCCATATTCTATTCCATATATATTTTTGTTTAATTGTATGTTTTTGTTTTATATCCACTTATTGCTTGGCTTAACTATAGTATCTTTTTTGTTAAAGTCAATAAGAGATAATTTTTTCATGATTGGTAGAACCAATTTGACGGTTTCTGTCTTTTAGGCTAAGGGTGTGTTTTCAACTAAGCTTATTCTGTTTCTGAGAAAACCTGGAGAAGAATGACTATGCTCAGTGTCTGGGGTTGATGTGGGGTAAGGTGGCCATGAGATAAGAGGCTGACTGATTTGATAAGAAACGATGTCGAATGCGAGAATCTGTCTCTTTGTGGAGTGCTGTCAGATTATAATTATGTATTTTTTGTTCGGTGAGATGACGGCGCAGATTTTGAGCCGGATATCCGACTTGCCACGTTGTGTTCCACCTGTGGCAGCAAAGCCATGCCGGTCAGAGTTTTAAAAAGGCGGAAAATTCCCCAGAGAAAGGCAATCGGCAGAATCACCGTGTTGAGGAGAAAGACCACGAGCAAGTCCAAAAAATTGTCGATCATCCTGGTGCTTCGCTCTGCCATCCATGTCTGGATCTTCCCAAAATCGAGAATTTGCTCGGCCTGTTTGAAGCGCAAGGTGAATTGTTGCCACCAGCTTTTATCTGCGGAAGAGTCTGGGGCGGTGTCAACCTTCTGGAGTTCGGCGTTGCTCTCTGCGATGGAGCTGCTGGCGGTGGTGTAGCTATCGGCGAGAAAATATTCATAGGTTGTCTGGTTGAGTGCAGCGGTGAGTGGTACGGCAAAACGGACGACGATGGCGAGGAAGAGCAGACGTTTACCCAGAGAGGCAAGATCAATACGAACCCAGAATCTCAGCCAGAGTCCTGCCAACCACAGCAGCAATCCCAGGCTGCCGAGGAGTTCAATTCCCATCCAGGGGCTGATCTCGATCAGAAAACGTTGCACACCGAGGGAGGTGAGGGCGACCAGCATAACCCAGGAGAAGCGCTCTACCATGTCATTGAGCGGATCCAGAATTTGGCCGAAAGCCAGGTTCAAACCAACTCCTGCGGGAGAAACAGCCACTTCTGATTCCTGAATAACCGAGATGATGCCGTTCGTCACCCGTGCCAGAGCAAAACTGGCCAGTGCCCGTGTCAGAGACTCTTCCACCTGTGCTGTTGCTGTTTGATCAATGCGTGTGAATAATGGGTTTTCAAGAACAGCTGATCGCAGTGGGGCCAGAACGATGACCGCTAACAGGACGATCAGGATCAGGCTGGTCAGAATTTTACGCCGGTCATTCAACATGGTTTCAGCCCTTCATGCTGCTCAGGTGACCCCAAACTTTTTTAATGTCTCGGCCGGGGCTTGATCAAAATGGGAAAATTCCATGGTAAAACTTCCTTGCCCTTTAGTCGCACTGCGGAGTTCAGTCATATAGCCGAACATCTCCAGCAAAGGCACCGTGGCGCGGATAAGGTCCTGTCCCGGGCGAGATGTGATCCCCTCGACCTGTCCCCGTTTTTGATTCAGGCTACTCATAACTCGACCGGTATAATCAGATGGGGAAACCAATTCGAGAGCCATAACCGGTTCCAGAAGCGTCGGTTTGCCATTTTGCAGTGCCAGGGTCATGGCTCTGTTGATGGCTGCTGAAATTCCTAGGTCAGTGGTTTTGTTACTGCTGTAAGGAGCTTCTATCAGGCTCAGTTGCAGGTCCGTCAGCGGGTAACCGGCAAGCTGTCCGGATTGGCAGGCAGTTGTTAATTTTTCTCTGATCAATTTGGCGAGCTCTGGGGGCCAATCGTCAAGCAGCTGCTCCGGGATGTCAATATCGATCCCGCTTTTTCGTGCTGTTGGATTTATTCTGATCTTCACTTCACCCTGATGGATTTTTCCGTCAATTTCCCGCTCAAAAACTTCACGTTGTTCCGTTGCACAGCGGACAGTTTCTCGATAAACAACCTGTGGCCGTCCGGTCTGGGTCGCGACTCCAAAATCAGCTTTCAGCCTCTGGACAACAACTTCCAGATGCAATTCTCCCATTCCTGTTAACAGTGTCTGACCGGTTTCCGGATCTTCCGTGACGTGAAATGTCGGGTCTTCCCACTGAAGTTTTTCCAATGCCAGAGGGAGTTTGTCCCGGTCATCAACTGTTTTGGCTTCTATTGCCAGTGATACGACGGGTTCCGGATATTCAAGACCAGCGAGTTGCAGGGGGACATCAGGGTGACTGATGGTATCTCCGGTCAGAACATTTTTTAACCCTGTCGCGGTAATAATGTCGCCGGCAATTGCCATATTTATTCTT
This window encodes:
- a CDS encoding GntR family transcriptional regulator; translation: MDALELPISKNHANKEEWLENLLLKKIQANTWAIGDRLPTERTLAAELKVSRNTLRVALRRIESKGLIISKRGSGYYLQSTQLMNNSGHHANEESYERIMSRFEAAYLFLPGVISIAAVNISDSALAELEGCTVNLSRAIFSHDIGQFKEQARYFFQIIAASTENQIIEEVVSSFCASSSLMFPGFFSFEETQQKKLFADYVLIFNAIKNKNIQESINATKMKIINTCVAFSDLKKIPIPQTVEAARRELA